The Candidatus Binatia bacterium DNA window CGAGCGAGATCCCGACGATCGCCGCGACGCGCAGGGGAAAGCCCATCAGCCGCACGATCGCGGCCGCGACGATCGCCTTGAGCGCGACGGTCAGGAAGAGCCAGCCGCCGATCGCGGGGAGGTTCGCCGCGACGAAGGCCGGCTCGAGGAGCATCCCGATCGAGATGAAGAAGAGGCTGGAGAAGAGATCGCGGAACGGGACGATCTCCGAGACGACCTGGTGCGAGTACTCCGATTCGCTCACGAGAAGCCCCGCGAGGAACGCGCCGAGCGCGGGCGAGAGCCCGAGCCGCTGGGTGAGGAGGGCCGAACCCAGGCAGACCGCGACCGCCATCATGACGTAGAGCTCGCGGACGCCGCTCCGGATCACGGCGTTCACGACGCGCGGCATGAGCCAGCGCGCGGCGGCGGCCACGACGCCCGCGGCCGCGAGTCCGATCAGGAGGCGCGCGGCCAGCGAGAGGGCTCCCCCGTTTCCGACCGCGAGCGCGCCGCCGAGAATGCCGTTGGGGACGCCTGACGCCGCCGCGCCGACGGCGACTGCGCCCGACGCCCCGCCGGCACCCAACGCGCCCGCGCCCAGCGCCCCCGCGGCCGCGGCGAGCGCGGGCACGAGGAGCAGCATCGGGACCATCGCGATGTCCTGGAAGAGAAGAATCCCCACGAGCAGGCGGCCCTGCGGGGCGTGCGTCTCGCCGCGCTCCCCCAGGCTGCGCATCACCATCGCCGTCGAGGAGAGGGTGACGAGCATGCCCGCGAAGATCGCGCCCGCGAGCCGGGCGTGGATCGGCAGGAGGAGCAGGACCCCGGTCACCGCCGCGATCGTCGCGACCACCTGGAGCGGGCCCGCGACCAGGAACGCGCGGCCGATCTCGCGCAGGCGCGCGAGCGAGAACTCCAGGCCGACGATGAAGAGGAGGACCGAGACGCCGATCTCGGCCAGGATGCCGACGCGGGCGGTGTCCGAGATCCAGCCCAGCGCCCCGGGGCCGATCAGCACGCCCGTGAGCATGAAGCCGACCGCGGCGGGGATCTTGAGGCGGCGGCTCGGGAGCAGCACGACGAGCGCCGCGGCGAGCGCGACGACCAGGTCGCGCAGGAAGGTGCTCTCGCCGTGCATCAGCCGGCTGCCCGGCCGCCGTGCCGCGCCCCGGGCGTGACCCTCATCCCAGCGACCGAAGCGCTTCGCCCAGTCGCGCGATCTCCCCGCGCGTGTTGTAGTGGCAGAGACTCACGCGAGCGACCGCGTCGCGTCCCACCGCCTCGATCAGACGCGGCGCGTACATGTGCCCCTCGCGGGCGTGGATGCCGCGCTCGGCCAGGCGCTCCACGATCGCACGCGGCGTGGCACGCTCCATCGTGAACGCCACGGTGGGAACGCGCGCCACTACGCGCGCGGGATCGGCGTCGCCGAGGATCGAGAGCCCGGGGACGCGGCACATCTCCTCGACGAGCGCCGACGCCAGCTCCATCTCGTAGGCGCGGATCCGCTCGGCGCCGATCTCCATCACGTAGCGGAGCGCGGCGGCCATTCCAGCCATCGCCTCGAAGTTCTGCGTGCCCCCCTCGAATCCGTACGGCGCCTCGGCCGGGATGAAGAAATCGTGCACCGGCGCCAGACGCCGGTACGACTCCGCGCGCCCCCACAGGAATCCGACGTGGGGGCCGAAGATCTTATAGCCCGAGAAAGCGAGGAAGTCGGCGCCGAACGCCTGGACGTCGATCGGCCCGTGCGGGGCGAAGTGGACGGCGTCCACGAAGACGAGCGCGCCCGCTTCCCGGGCCACGCGCGCGGCCGCCGCCACGTCGACGATCCGGCCGATGGCGTTCGAGGCGAGCGGCAGGGCGACAAGACGCGCGCGTCCGCCCGATTCGTGCAAGAGGTCCCGGAGATCGTCCACGTCGAGCCGCGCCTCGGCGCCGCGCACCTTCCAGACCAGCGGCGCGACGCCCTCGCGCTCCAGCCGGAGCCAGGGGCCGACGTTCGCCTCGTGGTCGAGCTGCGTGACGACGACGCGGTCTCCCGCCGCAAAGAGCGGGCGCGCCGCTTCGGCCGCCATGCGAATGAGCGACGTGGAATTCAGGCCGAAGACGATCTCTTCGGGCGAGCGGGCGTTCAGGAAGGTGGCGACGGCCTGGCGCGCAGCGGCGATCTGCCGGTCCACCTCGATCGAGCGCGCGAAGAGCCCGCCGCGGTTCACCCCGCGGCGGACCAGGTGCTCGCGCACCGCCTCGATCACGTCATCGGGGACCTGGGCGCCCGCGGCGTTGTCGAAGAAGATCTCCCGGTCGCCGGCCTCGCGCAGGGCGGGAAACCGCGCGCGCAGCGCGTCCACCGGGAAGTCAGACGGCGACATAGACGTCCTCCCCCTCGATCTTCACCTCGAACGACCGCACCGCCACCAGCTCCGCCTCGGGCGATTTCCCGGTCTTCACGTTGAACGTCCAGCCGTGCCACGGGCAGCGCACCACGTCGCCGGTCAGGAGCCCCTCGCCCAGGTCGCCCCCCATGTGCGGGCATTGGTTTCGGATCGCGTAGACGGCGCCCTCGCAGCGGAAGAGGGCCACCTTGATCGGCCCCGCCCACACGATCAGCCCCTTCCCCTCCTCCACGTCCGACGCGCGGGCCACCCTCACGAACTGGGTCATGAAGCCCGCAGTCTATCAGAAGGAGAACTCGAATCCGGCGGCGGGCATGCGGGGGAATAGCTCGATCGCCTGGCGGCGCGGCGCCGCGGCGCTCCCCGGGTCGAAGGCGTACGTGTACTGGTGCACGTTGACCCGCCCGGTGGCGTTGATCAGCTCCACGTAGGCCTGTCCCCCCGTCGGACCGAAGGAGAGGGGATGCGAAAGGCGGAAGTCGAGGCGGAAGTACGCGGGATAGCGCGCGCCCATGAAGGTCCCGAAGGCGCGCGTCCACGTGCCGGTGGAATCGTCATGCGTCCACACGGACGCGGTGTAAGGGGAGCCGGTGTGATAGCGCGCAAGCACGTTCAGGTTCCACCCGGCGGCCGGCCTGACGTCGAGCGAGAGCGCCGCCGCGTGGCGCTGATCGAAGGAGCGGGGCACGATCCCCTCGGGCGCCGTCCAGACGGCGCGGCTCAGCGTGTAGCCGAGCGACGCGTCGGCCCGCGCCCAGGAGGGGGTGCGCAGGGAGAGCTCCACGCCGCGCGCGGAGCCGCGGTCGAGCGCGAAGGGTGGCGGCGGCTGCGCGGTCACGTCCTGGGCCGGAAGCCCCGCGCCGCGCTCCCGGCGAAGATATCCCTCGACGCGAAGCGCGGCGCCGGCCGGCGCGATTTCGAATCCCGCCGACGTCTCACCGGCCTCGCGGTTTCGCCCGAGAGGAAGGGTCTCGCGCTCCAGATTGTTCAGGAACGAGGGCTGGTGCATGAGGCCTATCGAAGCCCAGGCCGATCCCGCGCTCCCCAGTCGCGCGAGCACCCCGAGCCGCGGCGAGACGAACGCGAATCCCGGCGTGCCCGGCAGCGGCACCCCGTCCCGGCGGAGTCCCCACGTGTAGAGGTCCCGCGAGACGTTGACCCCCGCGGTGAGCGTCGCGCGCGAGCCGGCCGCCGCGCGCGCGGAAAGGTACGCCTCGCCGCGGCGGCGCACCGCGTTGCCGGCGACGACGTGCTCCACTTCCTCCTGGTAGCCCGAGGTCCCGAGCGAGCCCCGAATGCCGTCCAGCGCCAGCCAGCCGTCTTCGTACTCCGCCGCCGCGCCCCACTCGATGGCCCTGCCGCCGCCGAGCGACCGCTCCCCCTCCAGCCGCGCGCGCACCGCGCGCGTGACGCTGTCGTCGCGCCCGCTCCGCCCCACCAGGGTCGCCCGGTGGAACCGGTCGGCGGAGAACACCAGCCGGTGCCGCGCGCGCTCCGAGGGCCGGTAGGACCAGGACGCCCCCAGCGTGAGGTTCCGCACCGAGCCGTTCAGGTCGTTCTCGTCGTACGGCATGTCGTAGCGGAGCTTCTCGCGCGCGCCCAGCGCCAGCAGGGTCAGCTCGTGGCCCTCGGCCGGGCGGAGCCGCGCCTCGCCGATCAGGTCCTGGAAGTCGGGGACGACCGAGACGTCGCGGTCCAGGCGGTGCAGTCGGCCGATCGCGGCGAGGAGCCCGTGGCGGATGCCGAGGAGGTAGGAGCCTCCGCCCTTCGTCGGGCCCGCGACGAGGGCGCGGAGCTGCGTGGCTCCGGCGCCCACCTGGTAGCGCGGCCCGTCGGGACGGTCGCGCGGCGATTCGATCTCGAGCGCGCCGGAGAGCTCGCGGCCGTAGCGCGCGGGAAGGCCGCCGCGCGAGAGCTGCATCGTCTGCACCACGTCGGGGCTCACGACCGAGATGGCGCCGCCCCAGTAGGGGATGTGATACGGCTCGAGCAAATCGAAGCCGTCGAAGCGCACCAGCGTCTCGTCGCTCTCCCCGCCGCGAACCAGGAAGGAGGCGGCGTAGTCCGAGCTGGCGACGCCGGGCAGGGTCTGCACGACGCGGAAGGCGTCGTCGGCCGTGGCCGCGGTGCGCCGGATCTGCTCGCGCGTGATGAAGTCGGCGCGAGGGTCTCGGGTGAGAAAGCGGGAGGCGCGTACCTCCAGGCCGGGCAGCATGTAGTGGATGGAGTCGGGCGCGGGCGGGATGTCCGAGGGGTCGGGGGCGATGGACGACGAGTCGGCGGCAGCGGGCAGGTCCGCGGCGCGAGCCGGCGGGCCCCACGTGAGAACAACCGCGGCGAGGAGGGCGGCACGGATGGGCGGCATGGGATGAGCCCCTTCCACGGCACTTCGGAAGGCCCCATCACCCGGGCGAAGCCGTTACGGCTGCGTCGCCACCCCTGGAGCGGGCTGCCGCCTGGAACGCGGCGCTCACTCCTCGGTCTCACCCCAAAACGAAGACCGGCGCCCCGTTTCCGGAGCGCCGATCGATTGTACCAGACTTTTGCGTGCTGTCTCGCGCGGCCCTGTCGGCGCCCTGAGGCGCCGCGTTCCGCGATTTAGTGGCTTCCGCAGCCTCCGCCGCTCCCACCGCAGCCGCATCCGCCGCCCGGTGCCGCCCCTTCGCTCTCTTCGGTCGCGAAGGACGAGCCGCAGCCGCAGCTCTTCACCGCGTTCGGATTGTTGATCTTGAAGCCGCCACCCTGCAGCGAGTCGTCGAAGTCGATCGACGCTCCCTCGAGGAATTGGTGGCTCTGAACGTCGACGATCACCTTGACGCCCCCGGCCTCGAAGACGAGGTCGTCGGCCGTGGCGGGCTCGTCGGCGATCTGCATGCCGTAGGAGAGGCCCGAGCACCCACCGCCCGCGACGAAGACGCGCACGCCTTCGAACGTGCCTCCCTCGCGTTCCATGATGGTCCTGATCTCGGACGCGGCCTTTTCGCTCAACGTGATCATGCGGAACTCCTTAGGTCATAACGAGAGTTTCGGCCGGACGGCCTACCACCGGATTAGACGCCGCCCTCCGCGAAACGATGCTATCTGTTGTATCGGTAAATGATAGGCCCGGCTCGAGGGGCTGTCAATGCGGGCCCGGCCGAATCGGCGCCGATCGATCCCGCGCCGGCCCCCGATTCCGCGCCGATCCTCGATCCAGCGACGATCCCCGACTACCGCGGCTTATCCGGCGGGCGGCCCTGCTGCAGGATCCGCAGCATGTTCGTTCCCCCCGAGCGCGTCGTCGTTCCCGCCATCGCCACCACCCAATCCCCGCGGCGGATCATCTTCCGGGTGATGAGGATGCGAAGGCCGGCCTCGACCATTCCCTCGGCGGTGCGCCAGCGCGGCACCTGGACCGCCGACACTCCCCAGGCGAGCGACAGGCGGCGGCAGGTCGATTCGAGCGGCGTCAGCGCGAAAATGGGCGCCTGAGGCCGCGACTTGGAGACGAGCCGCGCCGAGTAGCCGGTGTGCGTGAAGATGGCCAGCGCCTTGGCGCGGATCTCGCGCGAGGCCTGGAACGCCGTGTGCGCGAGCGCGTGGGTCGGCGAGGGGAGCGCGCTGCCGTCGGAGCGGCGCGGCGCGCGCTTCGTGGCCGCGAACTCGTCGGCCTCCGCCGCGATCCGCGCCATGGTGCGCACGGCGCGCTCGGGGTAACGGCCCACCGCGGTCTCCGCGCTCAGCATCACGGCGTCCGTCCCGTCGAAGATGGCGTTCGCGACGTCGGAGGCCTCCGCGCGCGTCGGGCTGGAGGAGGTCACCATCGACTCCAGCATCTGGGTCGCGGTGATCACGATCACCTCGAGCGCGTTCGCGCGCTCGATGATCCGCTTCTGCAAGATCGGCACGCGCTCGGGCGGATACTCCACGCCCAGGTCGCCGCGCGCCACCATCACGCCGTCGGCGGCCTCCAGGATCGACTCGAGGTTTTCGATCGCTTCACGGCGCTCGATCTTGGCGATGACCATCGGCGGGCGCTGCGCGCGGCGCAGCAGGCGGCGCAGGCCGATCAGGTCTTCGGCGCTCCGCACGAACGAGAGCGCGACGAAGTCGATTCCCTCCTCGATGCCGAACGCGAGATCGCGGCGGTCCTTGGCCGTGAGCGCGGGCGCCGAGAGTCGCACGCCGGGGAAGTTCACCCCCTTGTGGTCGGAGATCGCGCCGCCGGTGACCACGCGGCAGCGCAGGCCGCCCGCCGCTTTCCGGACCGCCTTGAGCTCGACCTTGCCGTCGTCGATCAGGACGCGGTCCCCGACGGAGACGTCCTGCATCAGGCCCGAATAGTCGATCGGAATCCGCTCGGCGGTTCCGAGCCCGCCCTCACTGGTCAGGAGCACCTCGGCTCCGGCGACAAGCCGGATCGAACCGTCCCGGAACGATCCCACCCGAAGGCGGGGCCCCTGGAGGTCGAGAAGGATTCCGACGGTGCGCTTGGCGCGATGGGCGGCGAGCCGCACGGCGCGCATGGCGCGGCGGTGATCGGTATAGGTGCCGTGGGAGAAGTTGATGCGCGCGACGTCCATGCCGGCGCGAGCCATCCGCGCGAGAACGGCGGGATCGGCGCTGGCCGGCCCTACCGTCGCGATGATCTTGGTGCGGCGCACCGCTTACGGGGCGCTAGACGGCGAGGGTCGCGAGCACTTCGTCGGCGTGCCCCTCGACCTTGACCCGGCGGAATACGTTCTCGACCTTGCCTTCGCGATCGACCACGAACGTCGTGCGCTCGATGCCCCAGAACGAACGGCCGTACATGTTCTTCTCCTTGTAGACGCCGTACTGGCGGCAGACCGCCGCGTCGACGTCGGCCAGGAGCGGGAAGGGCAGGTTGTACTTCTGCGCGAAGCGCTGGTGGCTCAACTCGTCGTCCAGGCTGATCCCCAGGACGATGCCGTCCTTGGCCTGGATGCGGGGCAGGTTGTCGCGGAAGGCGCAGGCCTCCATGGTGCATCCCGGCGTGTCGTCCTTGGGGTAGAAGTAGAGGATGACGCGCTTGCCGCGGAATTCGTGCAGAGTCACCTTGCGCCCCAGCGTGCTCGGCAGCTCGAAGTCCGGCGCCGGCATGCCGACGGTGAGGTTCTCGCCGGGCCAATCGGGGCCGCCCGGCTTGGCGCCGCGCCGCTTCGGAATCGGAAGCTCGACCGGCGGATGCGGCGGACCCACCTCGAATTCCAGGGCGCCCTGCTGACCGGGAGCCTTCGCCGCGGCTTTGCCCTTGGCGGCCGCCTGGCCTGGAGCCGCCTTGGCGGTCGCGGCGGGGCGGGCGGTCTTGGAGCCGGAAGCGGGCGATTTCATGCCGGAGGCGGCCCGGGCGGGAGCAGCGGCCTTGGGCGGAGCCTTCTTGGCCGCGCGCTTGGGCGCGACCCGGCCCTTGGTCGGGGCCTTCTTGGCGGGCTGGCGCCGGACCTGCTGCTTTCCGGACGTGGCGGCTGAGCGTTTCGGCATCTTCTTCGCTGGCTTCCTCTTACTGGATTTGGCGCTCTTTCGAGCGGACCCCTTCCCCGCCATTCAGGGACCCCCTTGGCACAGGGATACGGATTGAGACACCGGTCATCGGGCATCCTAACCGCTGTGACGGCACCGCGCAAGAGCGGTTGAGACGATTCCGTGCCAAAAGTGCGGGATTTGACGTGGGGGGTTGCCGGCCGCCATCCGCGGCCGAACGAGGACCTGGCTCGCAGGGCCCTGCCCGGGCGGAGACGCTTAGCCCGGGACGCGAGCGTTGGCGAAAACTCCGGGGTCCATGGTCTGCGGGACGGCCACGTTGTCGAAGCGGATCTCCACCGGCTTGCCCTGGAGGCGATGATTCAGGGCCAGCTTGACGGGGCCGATCGGCGTCCACTGCTCCCACGTGGAGGTTGCCGGGGGAGGCTTCTTCCCCTCCAGCATCATGTCCCACTTGTCGAGCAGGTGGGTCGAGCGGTTCACATAGAGGGTGTAGCGGTCGCCGGAGGTGAGCCCGACGCCCCTGTCGAACGAGAGCTGCAGCACGTCGTAGTCCTTGCCGCCGAGCCGCTTCAGGCGCACGTACTTGAGATGGGTCCCCGGGTCGCGAAGCTTGAAGGGCATGATGATCCAGTAGGTGTCGTTCACCCATCGCTCGTAGCCCATCTGGACGATGTTCGCGATGTTGGTGGGATCGGTGTCGACGATCCCGTCCGTGAACGACTTCCCCTTCTTGTCCTTCAGCGTGAAGATCGCGGTGACGGTGCGCCCCTTGTCGTCCGGGCCCTGGACGCGGCAGCGGCCGTTCCGCTTGTCCCACCAGTGCTGGAACCGCGCCACTTCCTTCCCCTGCTGCACGACCACGAAATCGAACCGGAAATAGGGAAGGACGTCCCAGGTCCGCTGCCCTCCCATGGCGTCGCTCAGCTGCTTGGCGACGGTCGCGGCTTTCGCGTCGGCCTCGCCCATGGCGCGCGGTGGAAGCGGAATGCGGGCCGCGGATTTCGAGGCGGCCGGGGGATGCTTGGCCGGAGCGGCGTCGGAGACCGCGAACGTCGAAGCCGCGGCGACCAGAAGTCCCAGGAGCGCCAACCCGCCGGCGCGTCTCATTGAATGGAGCGCAGCGTCTCGAGCAGCTTGTCGTGATCCGGTAGGGTGCCGATGTCGTGAACCTCGATGCTGCGCACGATCCCCTTCTTGTCGATCACGATGGTCGCGCGCTCGGAAAAGCCCTCGGGACGGAGGATCCCGTAGCGCTTCGAAACTTCGCCGTGCGGGTGGAAGTCCGCGAGCATCGGGTAATCGATGCCGCCCAGCATCTCGGCCCAGGCGCGATGCGCGGGCGAGGAGTCGACCGAGAGTCCGAGGACCTGGGCGTCCAGTCCCTCGAAGGTCTGGAGGTCCTTGTTGTAGCCGGGCATCTGGACCGAGCAGATCGACGTGAAAGCGAGCGGGTGGAAGATCAGGACGACGTTCTTCTTCCCCCGGAACGAGGAGAGCGTGACGTCGTGCCCGTCCTGATCCTTCAGCGTGAAGTCGGGCGCGGCATCGCCGACCTTCAGGGTCTCGGTCCGGTCCATCGTCGTTTGCATCGCGGTCTCCTTGGGGGCGACAGGAGACGTCAGGCCTTGTCCGACTCCACGGTCTCGCGCGCCTCTTCCTTCTTCCGCGCGAGCGTCTCGGGGTCGTTCACGCCCTTCTGCGTCTCCTTGGGAATGTAATCGAGGAGGAACTTGAGCCCGAGGGCTTCCTTGATGAGCGACCGGGCCACGACCAGGCGCTGCACCTGGTTGGTTCCTTCGTAGATCTGGGTGATCTTGGCGTCGCGCATGTATTTCTCGATCGGGTAATCGCGCATGTAGCCGTACCCGCCGAAGATCTGGACCGCGTCGGTCGTGACCTGCATCGCGGTATCGGTGGCGAAGAGCTTGCACATCGCGGCCAGCTTGGAAACGTTGGGGGCACCCGCGTCCACGGCGCTGGCCGCAGCGTAGACGAGCTGCCGCGCCGCCTCGACGCGCGTGGCCATGTCAGCCAGCATCCCCTGGATCATCTGGAACGAGAGGATCGGCGATCCGAACTGCTCGCGATGCCCCGCGTAGACGGTCGCGTATTCCAGGGCGCCCTGCGCCAGACCCACCGCCTGCGACGCGACGCCCGGGCGGGCCTTGTCCAGCGTCATCATGGCGTGCTTGAAGCCGTGACCCGGGACTTCGCCCAAGAGGTTCTTGGCCGGTACGCGGCAGTTGTCGAAGTGGATCTCCACCACGGGAACGCAGCGGATCCCCATCTTGTCCTCGACCTTGCCGATCCGGAAGCCGGGCGTCCCCTTCTCGACGATGAAGGCGCTGATGCGCCGCGACTTGCTGTCGGGCTGCGTCACCGCAAACACCGAGTAGATGTCGGCCGCGCCGCCGTTGGTGTTCCACTTCTTCTCGCCGTTCAGGATGTAGTGGTCGCCGTCCTGGACCGCGGTGGCGTGGAGGCTGGCGGCGTCGCTGCCGGCGAATTTCTCGGAGAGGCCGAAGGAGATGAGCTTCTTCCCCTCGGCGATGGGGCGCAGGTACTTCTGCTTCTGCTCCTCGGTTCCTCCGACCAGGATCGGGAAGGTGCCGAGCGCGTTCACGGCGTAGAGCACGCCGACGCCGCCGCAGGCTCGCGACAATTCCTCGACGCAGATGCAGAGATCGAGCACGCCGCCGCCGTGGCCGCCGTACTCCTTGGGGATCCAGACCCCCATGAGCCCCGCGTCCGCGATGGCTTGCTTGATCTCCCACGGATATTCCTGTTCCCGGTCGTACTTGGCCGCGAGCGGACGCACCGATTTCTCGGCCACTTCGCGGGCGCGCGCCCGCCACATCAGATTCTGTTCGCTGAGGATGCCGGACAAGGAGGTGCCCCCCTCCAGTTGCGTTGCGACGGTCCCGATCGTGCGGGCGCTTCGCCGAGCGCGCGTGCGGCGTGACCCGCGGTGACGGCGGCGCCGTGGTATCGGAGCCCAAGCGGGCTCAGGGCGCCTCCAAGAGGCCGATTATCCTCAATGCCGACGCTGTGCGCCACCCCGAGTTTTGCGCGGCTTCGCGGGCCTGCGCGAAGAGGTTACGGCTCCGCGCGGGGTGCCTGGCGTGACGTGGGGGTTTCCCGCCACGTAGAACCGCCACGGAATAGCGTCCCAGGGGGCGGGCGCGGTCTGGCAGCCGATGCGCGCCGACGTGCCGACCTGCCCGTCGGGCACGGGCAGGCCGGGCTCGATCCAGATCTCGGGTCCCCGAAGATCGGCCCGGTTCTGCCGCAGGTCGATCCCGAACGCCTGGGTGAGGCGGGCGGGGCCGGCCGCGATATGGCGCGCCGCCGCCGCGCGGGCCGTCAGCGTCCGGGCCGAAGCGCCGCGTGCGGTCACCATCCACTCGACCCCCTCGACCGGCTCGGCGGCGCGGATCAGGACGGCGGCGGGCCTCCCCTCCGGCTCCGCGACGGCGTTCAGCATGTAGTGCATGCCGTAGGTGATGTAGACGTAGGCGAGACCCGGCGGGCCGTAGAGCGGATCGGTGCGCGCCGTGCGCCCCGCGCGCGCATGGCAGGCCTTGTCCTCCTCGCCGACGTAGGCCTCGGTCTCGACGATGCGCCCGCGCAGGACGGCGCCGTCCGGAAGCCGTCGCGCCAGCACGCAGCCGAGGAGCTCGCGCGCGACGGTGAGCGCCGAGCGCACGTAGAAGGGGCGCTGGAGCGGCTCGGGGCTCGGCATCAAAACTCGGCGCCGAGGCTGATGACGAGACGGCGATCGCCGAGGGTGTTCGCGTCCCCGCCGATCTCCACCCGTCCGAATACCGTCCACCAGAGCGCGGAGAGCCGCGCGCCCGCCATCCAGAGCTTTTCCCGCGAATAGAGATTGGGTCCCTCGGGCCGGATCTCGTCGGCGACCACGCCGCCGCGCGCCCGCAGGCGGAACATCGCGAAGGGGGCCGCGGCGGCGAGATCGGCTCCGGCGACAGTGCGCGCCCGGCCTCGCCGCTCCCCGTCGCGCAGCGCGGGGATCAGTCCCTCGCCTCCCATGCCGGGCGCCGCGTCGAGGGGCGCGTCACCCCCCACCACGGCGGCGTCCACGGCGACGGCCGCGGAGACGGGGCCGATCCGGCGCGCGAGCGACCCCTTGGCGCGGGCCCGTCGATAGCCGACGTCGCCGAAGCGGATCTCGGCCTCGACCGAGGGAGCCGTTCCCACGACCTCGACCAGCGGCGGGATCGACTGGAGCCGGAGCCAGGGACCGAACGAGGTGCCGTCGGGACCGAAGTCGGACTGGACGTCTTCGAGACGGAGGGCGAGCGCCGCGTGCCGGTCGGGGTCGAGCGTGCGGGACTCGAAACCGGCCCAGACTCCGGCCCGCTGGATCGCGAGATCCCGGTGGCCCTGTGCGGCCGAGAACCGAACTTCCGTCTCGCCAAAGTGCCCGCCGAGGGTCCATGCGGAGGCGCCGAGCAGGAGCGACGTGAATCGAACCGAGGTCGATCCCCACCGTTCCACGCCGTCGGCCGACCCCTCGAGAGAGACTTCGTAGGGAAGGCTGCCGGCGGCGTCGAGCCGGCGGATCGAAGCCCAGAGCCTCCCGCCGCGATCGTTGTCGTACCCCGGCGCGCCGGAGATCGAGACCAGCGGTCGCGGGTCCGACCGGATCGTGAGGCGCGGCGCGTTCGCATCCAGCGTATCGGCGGGCTCGACCGAGGGCCAGACGCCGTCGAAGAGCCCGGTCGCGAAGAGACGGTCGGTGATCTCGAGAACGCGATCGGGGTGGAACCGGCTCGGGGCGGCGGGACGGTAGGCGCGGCGCAGGAACGCGTCGAGCCGGGCGTCAGGATGCTCGGCGGGGCCGGGCGTCTCGACGACGAGGGCCGAGAGCGAGGTCGGCTCCGGCTGCGGCGGGCGCCGGCCCGGTTCCCGTGGGTGACCGCCTGGTTCTGGTAGGCGTCCGCCCGGCGACGTCGAAGTCGACTCGGGAACGGCGGCCAGCGTCGTTCGGAGACCGGCGGCGATCACGGACGAGGGATCGACCGGGTAGCTGAACTCCGCCAGGCCGGGAGCGATGTCGGGCACGATCAGGATGTCGGGAGCCACCGGCTCCCGGCGAGCGTGCACGGTGAGGATCTCGGTGCTGCGCCGGGCGACCGCGATCGCGTCGGTGCTCCCCAGGCGAGCCGGCGGGACCAGCACGTCCGAGGCGACGATCGGCGCGCCGCCCAGCCGGCGCGCCTCGGCGACGGGAAGATAGTCGGCGATCCCTCCGTCCGTGAGGAGGCGGCTCGATCCGTCGGGCAGGCGCCAGCGGACGGGGGAGAAGAATCCCGCGGCCGCCATGCTCGCGCGGACGGCGCGCGCGAGATCGCCCGAGCCGATCGGGAACAGATCGCCATTCTCCGCGTCCGCCGTCATCGATCGGAACCGCCGCGGCAGCCGATCGAAGTCGCCGCGGGCACGGGCGGCGGGCTCGAAGAGCAGCTCGACCAGCCTGCGGTTGATGCGCCAGTCGGGAATCGCGGCGCTCGCGCCGAAGGCCGCGCCCGTGGAGGTATCCAGCCGGAGCACCGGATAGCGCACGCTGCGGGCCGCTCCGACCTCGAAGGGAAAGGGGGTGAAGATCGCGCGCCAGTCCTCGTCCTCGATGATCGCGCGGATCGCGGGAGCGTCGTATCCGGCCGCGTAGAGGGCCCCGACGATGGAGCCCATGCTGGTGCCGACGACGAGCCCCGGATCGCGCCCGCGCTGCTGGAGGCCGAGGACGACCCCCACGTGCGCCAACCCCCGTGCTCCGCCCCCCGAGAGCACCAGCGCCTCCTCGGCCCGCGCGGTCGCGGCGCCCCCGCCAGCGGCGAGCGCGGCCGTGAGGAGGAGCAGGATCGGGATGAAGGCACCAGCCCTGGAATTCACGCCGGGAGTATGCAACAGGGTGGCTGACCGGGTCAGTCAATTGACTGACTGAGTCAGTCCGTTAGCGAGAGCCCCACAACTCCAACAGGCGGTGTCCGATCGACCGGCCGCCCCGCCACATCGACCAGCCTCCCGCCCGATCGACC harbors:
- a CDS encoding iron-sulfur cluster assembly accessory protein; this translates as MITLSEKAASEIRTIMEREGGTFEGVRVFVAGGGCSGLSYGMQIADEPATADDLVFEAGGVKVIVDVQSHQFLEGASIDFDDSLQGGGFKINNPNAVKSCGCGSSFATEESEGAAPGGGCGCGGSGGGCGSH
- the pyk gene encoding pyruvate kinase; protein product: MRRTKIIATVGPASADPAVLARMARAGMDVARINFSHGTYTDHRRAMRAVRLAAHRAKRTVGILLDLQGPRLRVGSFRDGSIRLVAGAEVLLTSEGGLGTAERIPIDYSGLMQDVSVGDRVLIDDGKVELKAVRKAAGGLRCRVVTGGAISDHKGVNFPGVRLSAPALTAKDRRDLAFGIEEGIDFVALSFVRSAEDLIGLRRLLRRAQRPPMVIAKIERREAIENLESILEAADGVMVARGDLGVEYPPERVPILQKRIIERANALEVIVITATQMLESMVTSSSPTRAEASDVANAIFDGTDAVMLSAETAVGRYPERAVRTMARIAAEADEFAATKRAPRRSDGSALPSPTHALAHTAFQASREIRAKALAIFTHTGYSARLVSKSRPQAPIFALTPLESTCRRLSLAWGVSAVQVPRWRTAEGMVEAGLRILITRKMIRRGDWVVAMAGTTTRSGGTNMLRILQQGRPPDKPR
- the bcp gene encoding thioredoxin-dependent thiol peroxidase, which encodes MPKRRGAKPGGPDWPGENLTVGMPAPDFELPSTLGRKVTLHEFRGKRVILYFYPKDDTPGCTMEACAFRDNLPRIQAKDGIVLGISLDDELSHQRFAQKYNLPFPLLADVDAAVCRQYGVYKEKNMYGRSFWGIERTTFVVDREGKVENVFRRVKVEGHADEVLATLAV
- a CDS encoding DUF6503 family protein, with the translated sequence MRRAGGLALLGLLVAAASTFAVSDAAPAKHPPAASKSAARIPLPPRAMGEADAKAATVAKQLSDAMGGQRTWDVLPYFRFDFVVVQQGKEVARFQHWWDKRNGRCRVQGPDDKGRTVTAIFTLKDKKGKSFTDGIVDTDPTNIANIVQMGYERWVNDTYWIIMPFKLRDPGTHLKYVRLKRLGGKDYDVLQLSFDRGVGLTSGDRYTLYVNRSTHLLDKWDMMLEGKKPPPATSTWEQWTPIGPVKLALNHRLQGKPVEIRFDNVAVPQTMDPGVFANARVPG
- a CDS encoding peroxiredoxin; translation: MQTTMDRTETLKVGDAAPDFTLKDQDGHDVTLSSFRGKKNVVLIFHPLAFTSICSVQMPGYNKDLQTFEGLDAQVLGLSVDSSPAHRAWAEMLGGIDYPMLADFHPHGEVSKRYGILRPEGFSERATIVIDKKGIVRSIEVHDIGTLPDHDKLLETLRSIQ
- a CDS encoding acyl-CoA dehydrogenase family protein, with amino-acid sequence MSGILSEQNLMWRARAREVAEKSVRPLAAKYDREQEYPWEIKQAIADAGLMGVWIPKEYGGHGGGVLDLCICVEELSRACGGVGVLYAVNALGTFPILVGGTEEQKQKYLRPIAEGKKLISFGLSEKFAGSDAASLHATAVQDGDHYILNGEKKWNTNGGAADIYSVFAVTQPDSKSRRISAFIVEKGTPGFRIGKVEDKMGIRCVPVVEIHFDNCRVPAKNLLGEVPGHGFKHAMMTLDKARPGVASQAVGLAQGALEYATVYAGHREQFGSPILSFQMIQGMLADMATRVEAARQLVYAAASAVDAGAPNVSKLAAMCKLFATDTAMQVTTDAVQIFGGYGYMRDYPIEKYMRDAKITQIYEGTNQVQRLVVARSLIKEALGLKFLLDYIPKETQKGVNDPETLARKKEEARETVESDKA